A genomic region of Vitis vinifera cultivar Pinot Noir 40024 chromosome 7, ASM3070453v1 contains the following coding sequences:
- the LOC100250742 gene encoding NADH dehydrogenase [ubiquinone] iron-sulfur protein 4, mitochondrial isoform X2, protein MAKSLQRLWSHGGSLRSAFAPMSRPFSADALVEIKPGEIGMVSGIPEEHLRRRVVIFSPARTATQQGSGKVGRWKINFMSTQKWENPLMGWTSTGDPYANVGDAGLGFDSEEAAKAFAEKHGWEYTVKKRQTPLLKTKAYADNFKWKGPPKTED, encoded by the exons ATGGCGAAGTCACTGCAACGGCTATGGAGCCATGGTGGGAGTCTGCGTTCTGCTTTTGCTCCAATGTCAAGACCTTTCTCTGCTGATGCTTTGGTGGAAATCAAACCGGGCGAGATCGGCATGGTCTCTGGTATACCCGAAGAGCACCTTCGAAGGAGG GTTGTAATTTTCTCACCTGCTAGAACTGCAACTCAACAAGGATCAGGAAAAGTTGGGAGGTGGAAAATCAATTTTATGTCAACTCAAAA GTGGGAAAATCCATTGATGGGCTGGACATCCACAGGGGACCCATACGCTAATGTTGGTGATGCAGGTTTGGGTTTTGATAGTGAAGAAGCTGCCAAGGCATTTGCTGAGAAACATGGTTGGGAATATACG GTTAAGAAGCGCCAAACACCCTTATTGAAG ACTAAGGCATATGCAGACAACTTCAAGTGGAAGGGACCTCCCAAAACTGAGGACTGA
- the LOC100250742 gene encoding NADH dehydrogenase [ubiquinone] iron-sulfur protein 4, mitochondrial isoform X1 — protein sequence MAKSLQRLWSHGGSLRSAFAPMSRPFSADALVEIKPGEIGMVSGIPEEHLRRRVVIFSPARTATQQGSGKVGRWKINFMSTQKWENPLMGWTSTGDPYANVGDAGLGFDSEEAAKAFAEKHGWEYTVKKRQTPLLKVRFFLHLLFAWQCHFRVLLLLFVFTQCSIDHES from the exons ATGGCGAAGTCACTGCAACGGCTATGGAGCCATGGTGGGAGTCTGCGTTCTGCTTTTGCTCCAATGTCAAGACCTTTCTCTGCTGATGCTTTGGTGGAAATCAAACCGGGCGAGATCGGCATGGTCTCTGGTATACCCGAAGAGCACCTTCGAAGGAGG GTTGTAATTTTCTCACCTGCTAGAACTGCAACTCAACAAGGATCAGGAAAAGTTGGGAGGTGGAAAATCAATTTTATGTCAACTCAAAA GTGGGAAAATCCATTGATGGGCTGGACATCCACAGGGGACCCATACGCTAATGTTGGTGATGCAGGTTTGGGTTTTGATAGTGAAGAAGCTGCCAAGGCATTTGCTGAGAAACATGGTTGGGAATATACG GTTAAGAAGCGCCAAACACCCTTATTGAAGGTTCGTTTCTTTCTCCATCTGCTATTTGCATGGCAGTGTCATTTCagggttttattattattatttgtcttCACTCAGTGTAGTATTGATCATGAATCATGA